A portion of the Alphaproteobacteria bacterium genome contains these proteins:
- a CDS encoding HAD family hydrolase has product MLPDDGRLPSSGKVRAVFLDRDGVINRSEVVDGKPYAPRELSRFRLLPGVRSAVARLKEAGFRVIVVTNQPDIGNGLVSRSTVDAMNRIVRSRVGVDDVKMCPHSQRSGCECRKPGISLLLEAAEEWGLDLSASYFVGDRESDIVSGRRAGCYTVFVDRGYLEKVDEAPDARASSLPQSVAIILRHSRQLKGCDQ; this is encoded by the coding sequence ATGCTGCCGGATGACGGGCGTCTCCCGTCATCCGGAAAGGTCCGGGCGGTTTTCCTGGACAGAGATGGCGTCATAAACCGCAGCGAAGTCGTGGATGGCAAGCCATATGCACCGCGCGAACTGTCCCGCTTTCGATTGCTTCCCGGTGTTCGTTCAGCGGTGGCGCGCCTGAAGGAAGCGGGCTTTCGGGTCATTGTCGTCACGAATCAGCCGGATATCGGCAACGGATTGGTGTCCCGGTCAACAGTCGATGCAATGAACCGGATCGTGCGCTCGCGGGTCGGTGTCGACGATGTCAAGATGTGCCCGCATTCGCAACGCAGTGGCTGTGAGTGCCGGAAGCCGGGAATTTCGCTGCTTCTGGAAGCTGCAGAGGAATGGGGCCTGGACCTTTCGGCGAGCTACTTCGTAGGCGACCGCGAATCGGATATTGTATCGGGGCGGCGGGCCGGCTGTTATACTGTCTTCGTCGATAGGGGGTATTTGGAAAAAGTGGACGAAGCACCTGATGCAAGGGCCTCGAGCCTGCCGCAGTCAGTAGCAATCATTCTGCGACATTCCCGGCAATTGAAGGGTTGCGATCAGTGA
- a CDS encoding ABC transporter ATP-binding protein — protein MSSIRIKDLSLHLPIFDADSRLLRQVVFRRRTGGNISLDNKVVVRALENISLTIEEGDRVGIVGHNGAGKSTLLRVLAGVYEPTAGSIEVEGKISALLSPGLGMAMEDSGFENIVNIGVMLGLTMKEILSRKDEIAEFTELGQYLALPIRTYSSGMMLRLAFAVVTIINPDILLLDEGLGAGDARFAKRAQERINGLLQRAKILVIASHSEGIIADMCNKALLLEQGRLVAYGEVGHVFDVYHKMNHDFEQHAAG, from the coding sequence ATGTCATCTATCCGGATCAAAGACCTCTCGCTGCATCTGCCGATTTTCGATGCGGACAGCCGATTGCTGCGTCAGGTCGTTTTCAGGCGACGGACCGGGGGCAATATTTCGCTCGACAATAAAGTCGTGGTGCGGGCGCTCGAAAATATTTCACTGACGATAGAAGAGGGCGACCGGGTCGGTATCGTCGGCCATAACGGTGCGGGCAAATCGACATTGCTGCGGGTTCTCGCCGGCGTATACGAACCCACTGCAGGGTCCATCGAAGTCGAAGGTAAAATTTCCGCCCTGCTGAGTCCCGGTCTCGGTATGGCGATGGAGGATTCCGGCTTCGAAAATATCGTCAATATCGGTGTGATGCTGGGATTGACGATGAAGGAGATCCTGAGCCGCAAGGACGAAATTGCCGAATTTACGGAGCTGGGGCAATACCTGGCGCTACCAATTCGAACCTATTCTTCGGGTATGATGCTCCGGCTTGCCTTCGCCGTGGTGACGATCATTAATCCCGATATATTGCTGCTGGATGAGGGGTTGGGCGCGGGGGACGCCCGTTTCGCCAAACGGGCGCAGGAACGGATCAACGGTTTGTTGCAGCGCGCCAAGATACTGGTCATTGCCAGCCATTCCGAAGGCATTATCGCCGATATGTGCAACAAGGCGCTGTTGCTGGAGCAGGGGAGGCTCGTCGCCTATGGCGAGGTCGGCCATGTGTTCGACGTTTATCACAAGATGAATCACGATTTCGAGCAACATGCTGCCGGATGA
- a CDS encoding ABC transporter permease, producing the protein MAVSAGIRDVRDGIAMWRLWARMGWMDIIRRYRRTKIGPFWGTLSTAAFIGTMGFLYAGIFNQELHAYLPYLSSGFTVWIPLAAMITESSGTFVAVEGIIKQTNLPYTVFVWAALVRNFIVFLHNVQVFVFVAIVFRVDVNMNTLLIAPALLLFCINAIWIGSVISILCTRYRDLQPLLATIVQMTFFLTPIFWFPGQAGRVKTVFVDFNPVYHFIDILRSPMLGKAPEMVSWYVVGGITVVGWLFAIICYNRYRHRIILWM; encoded by the coding sequence ATGGCAGTCAGTGCCGGTATACGGGATGTAAGAGACGGGATCGCCATGTGGCGATTGTGGGCGCGCATGGGCTGGATGGATATCATCCGTCGCTACCGGCGTACCAAGATCGGCCCGTTCTGGGGAACGTTGAGCACGGCGGCATTTATCGGCACGATGGGTTTCCTGTACGCTGGCATCTTCAACCAGGAATTGCACGCTTATCTACCCTATCTGTCGTCGGGGTTCACAGTCTGGATCCCGCTTGCGGCGATGATAACGGAAAGTTCCGGTACGTTCGTCGCGGTCGAAGGGATCATCAAGCAGACCAACCTGCCGTATACGGTTTTTGTCTGGGCGGCGCTCGTCCGGAATTTCATTGTATTCCTGCACAACGTTCAGGTTTTCGTCTTCGTGGCGATCGTTTTCCGCGTCGACGTGAATATGAACACCCTGTTGATCGCGCCCGCCCTCCTGCTCTTCTGCATCAATGCGATCTGGATTGGCAGCGTGATTTCAATTCTGTGCACGCGATACAGGGACCTGCAGCCTCTGCTTGCCACGATTGTCCAGATGACGTTCTTCCTGACGCCGATCTTCTGGTTTCCAGGACAGGCGGGGCGGGTCAAAACGGTCTTTGTTGACTTCAATCCCGTCTATCACTTCATCGATATCCTGCGCTCGCCAATGCTTGGCAAGGCCCCCGAGATGGTTAGCTGGTATGTTGTCGGCGGAATTACGGTCGTCGGCTGGCTTTTTGCGATAATTTGCTACAACCGATATCGTCACAGGATAATTCTGTGGATGTAA
- a CDS encoding glycosyltransferase: MNSSVTTALTYVADLDAGRITVIAPFPLEEMEALALLEDRRIQVHTPAPLPNVRRIDDSQRLVDTSRNGYSAPLAERSGVAIFLGGPSMFPVSDLLTGMLSGRWSIICRIEGRYRHCRIYRLILGHWINDITWRLRRMPELHPLVRIVKRCRKVAVLRRLWRSAKIAGHVTVGRPAPDNNDGETLFQEIVTALESEIAQPAAFVPGRILHVNAGLAAGGAERQICLTLAGLKRRGFCDVALLGEYKDAIDDFPPYVCALDANAIPYEAIVKAPVPSVLRRLPKRLAAALSQLPPDILTDILSLAEEFDRRRPQVVQAWQDATSIRVAIAAAIAGIPRTVLCGRNVCPVTLPTNQPHFRAAYVAILRMPGVILTNNSHAGANSYAHWLGVDADSIPVIYNAVDTTNRRSAYPADWRARLGIPEQAPVIGGIFRLLPQKRPLLWVHAAAVLGGSLSDAHFVIAGEGTMREDILRYAAAQNLGGRFHLLGNVPAVSELYAIFDVFLLASQAEGVANVLLEAQCAGVPVVCADAGGNSEAVQPDVTAIVVNRPEPAVLATAVMRVLRDKAWRERARIAGPRHVAANFSPDAMIEKTMKVCGLPKVAGDQQY; this comes from the coding sequence ATGAATTCGTCGGTTACAACCGCCCTGACGTATGTTGCGGATTTGGATGCGGGTCGGATAACCGTAATTGCACCATTTCCCTTAGAAGAGATGGAAGCACTTGCGCTTCTCGAGGATCGCCGCATCCAGGTGCACACGCCCGCACCACTGCCGAACGTTCGCAGGATCGACGACAGCCAGCGCCTCGTCGATACGTCACGTAACGGTTATTCGGCGCCGCTGGCGGAGCGGAGCGGAGTTGCGATTTTTCTCGGTGGCCCGTCGATGTTCCCGGTGTCGGACCTGCTCACCGGCATGCTGTCCGGCCGGTGGTCAATTATCTGCCGTATCGAGGGTCGCTATCGCCATTGCAGGATTTACCGCCTCATTCTGGGCCACTGGATAAACGACATTACTTGGCGGTTGCGGCGAATGCCGGAGTTGCACCCCCTTGTCAGAATCGTGAAGCGATGCCGGAAGGTTGCGGTTTTGCGGCGGCTTTGGCGCAGCGCAAAGATTGCGGGCCATGTGACAGTTGGAAGACCGGCACCGGACAACAATGATGGTGAAACGCTGTTTCAGGAAATTGTGACGGCGCTCGAGAGCGAAATAGCCCAACCGGCGGCATTCGTTCCGGGTCGCATACTGCACGTAAATGCGGGGTTAGCCGCTGGCGGCGCCGAACGGCAGATCTGCCTGACGCTGGCGGGTCTCAAGCGCCGCGGATTTTGCGACGTCGCATTACTGGGTGAATACAAGGATGCCATAGATGATTTTCCGCCCTATGTCTGCGCTCTGGACGCGAATGCCATTCCTTATGAAGCAATAGTGAAAGCGCCGGTTCCATCGGTGCTCCGTCGTCTGCCGAAACGGCTGGCGGCGGCATTGTCGCAATTGCCGCCCGATATTCTGACGGATATCCTTTCCCTGGCCGAAGAATTTGACCGCAGACGGCCACAGGTGGTGCAGGCCTGGCAGGATGCAACGTCAATCAGGGTTGCCATCGCGGCGGCGATTGCGGGGATTCCCAGGACGGTGCTTTGCGGGCGCAATGTTTGCCCGGTGACTTTGCCGACAAATCAGCCGCATTTTCGCGCGGCCTATGTTGCCATACTCCGAATGCCCGGCGTCATCCTGACCAACAACAGCCATGCCGGCGCGAATTCCTACGCGCACTGGCTCGGTGTCGACGCGGATTCGATCCCGGTCATCTACAACGCCGTGGATACAACCAATCGCCGTTCCGCATATCCCGCCGATTGGCGTGCGAGGCTGGGGATACCGGAACAGGCGCCGGTAATCGGTGGGATTTTCCGATTGCTTCCGCAGAAGCGGCCGCTGCTGTGGGTTCATGCCGCCGCGGTATTGGGCGGATCGCTTTCAGACGCCCATTTTGTGATAGCGGGCGAAGGGACTATGCGGGAGGATATTCTGCGGTACGCGGCCGCGCAGAATCTTGGCGGCCGGTTTCATTTATTGGGCAACGTGCCGGCGGTTTCGGAACTTTACGCCATTTTCGATGTGTTCCTGCTTGCCTCCCAAGCGGAGGGAGTGGCCAACGTGCTGCTGGAGGCGCAGTGCGCCGGCGTACCGGTGGTCTGTGCCGATGCCGGCGGAAACAGTGAAGCTGTCCAACCGGACGTTACGGCAATTGTCGTTAATCGACCCGAGCCTGCCGTACTGGCAACGGCTGTAATGCGGGTATTGCGGGACAAGGCGTGGCGGGAGCGCGCCAGAATAGCGGGGCCGCGGCATGTCGCTGCAAATTTTTCTCCAGATGCAATGATTGAGAAAACGATGAAAGTGTGCGGGTTACCGAAAGTTGCCGGCGATCAACAGTATTGA
- a CDS encoding glycosyltransferase family 4 protein: MVRLENSGALLEIASPDDNTSGALQFHLWAFGGLLAYPIICARAVRQVLDSRRNAWRSAGTAIRLLLSAQFLEVGKRVLRKSGNLSPARNNAAQRAEMAIRSRRNHRRCDGPLRTVVFTHSLNLDGAPISQFELTVALSKQGVIVPIVVAPKDGPLRRLYEAESVEVRIQDAGPNTTDRKTAYDRAVSECATFFSSLSPDFLYANSAASFFAVDAADAQHLPCIWNLRESDPPETQFGDYSQSARKRALECLSLADQIVFVSEASRKVWQPLPENCRAMVIPNALDPDRLTESMSRWTREAARESLGIAPNEISIICVGTLCERKGQNDIVGAIERLPGDLNRRLRIDLIGRCGDRYGHDIRETIDAMPPRHKGRIRIFDATVDVARHYQAADIFICSSRAESYPRVILEAMAFRLAIATTPVFGISEQLTDGETALFYAPGDTAQLARHIHRFANDETCRRQFGTQAHASLDRLMRFPDMVNRYADIFREICVGDSIQP; this comes from the coding sequence ATGGTCCGACTGGAAAATTCCGGCGCGTTGCTGGAAATCGCATCACCGGATGATAACACATCGGGTGCGCTTCAGTTCCATCTTTGGGCCTTCGGCGGATTGCTGGCGTATCCTATCATCTGCGCGCGGGCGGTCCGGCAGGTTCTGGACAGTCGCCGCAATGCCTGGCGCAGCGCAGGAACCGCGATCAGGCTTCTCCTCTCGGCACAGTTCCTGGAAGTCGGTAAACGCGTCCTTAGGAAAAGCGGCAACCTCAGCCCGGCACGGAATAACGCGGCCCAGCGAGCGGAAATGGCAATCCGCTCGCGGCGGAATCATCGCCGGTGCGATGGTCCGCTTCGCACCGTCGTTTTTACGCACTCATTGAACCTCGACGGCGCCCCGATCAGTCAGTTCGAACTGACCGTCGCACTGTCAAAGCAGGGGGTCATTGTCCCGATCGTCGTTGCGCCAAAAGACGGTCCCCTGCGCCGCCTCTATGAAGCCGAAAGTGTTGAAGTCCGGATACAAGATGCTGGCCCGAACACCACCGACCGTAAAACGGCTTACGACCGCGCTGTTTCGGAATGCGCCACGTTTTTCAGCAGCCTGTCTCCCGACTTTCTGTACGCAAATAGCGCGGCGTCCTTTTTTGCCGTCGATGCCGCCGACGCGCAACACCTGCCCTGCATCTGGAACCTGCGCGAAAGCGACCCGCCGGAAACCCAATTCGGCGATTATTCGCAAAGCGCCCGGAAACGCGCCTTAGAATGTCTTTCGCTTGCCGACCAGATCGTTTTCGTATCGGAAGCATCCAGAAAAGTCTGGCAACCCCTGCCTGAAAACTGCCGCGCGATGGTCATTCCCAATGCGCTTGATCCGGACCGGCTGACAGAATCGATGTCCCGATGGACCCGCGAGGCGGCGCGCGAGTCGCTCGGCATTGCGCCGAATGAAATTTCCATCATCTGCGTCGGAACCCTGTGCGAAAGAAAGGGACAGAACGACATCGTCGGTGCCATCGAACGTCTTCCCGGAGACTTGAACCGGCGCCTTCGGATAGACCTGATCGGCCGTTGCGGCGACCGCTACGGTCATGACATCAGGGAAACGATAGACGCCATGCCGCCTCGACATAAGGGCCGCATTAGAATTTTCGACGCGACCGTGGACGTCGCACGACACTACCAGGCGGCGGACATCTTTATCTGTTCCTCGCGGGCGGAAAGCTATCCCAGGGTTATCCTGGAGGCCATGGCGTTCAGGCTGGCGATTGCCACGACGCCCGTATTTGGAATCAGCGAACAATTGACCGATGGCGAAACCGCCCTGTTTTATGCGCCCGGCGATACCGCCCAACTCGCACGACATATTCATCGGTTTGCAAATGACGAAACATGCCGCAGGCAATTCGGGACACAGGCACACGCGTCTCTCGACCGGTTGATGCGCTTCCCGGATATGGTCAATCGCTACGCGGACATCTTTCGGGAAATCTGCGTCGGTGATAGCATCCAGCCATGA
- the asnB gene encoding asparagine synthase (glutamine-hydrolyzing) codes for MCGIVGILPPHPPGDTEKYRHCLIAMTNMVRHRGPDQQDVWTDGTAFLGATRLAIQGIGTAGDQPMGDSSNRVRVVFNGEIYNHRELRRELEVCGHVFRGNSDTEVIVHGFLEWGTGLLNKLRGMFALCIWDRNRQKMILARDRTGKKPLFFSEQHGTLICASEIKAILNWPGIRRQPDLEAIHHFLSFQYVPGALTAFEGIFRLAPGHMIEVQPGGVIRPVAFAGLPAPTDARHNSASDAREELVALLDNAVRVRMSADVPVGALLSGGLDSSAVVAFMRRHAATGTIKTFSLGFAEQTHDERQYAATVARHFETEHHDMEMSGDLTGLLEKVSWYFDEPFADASALPTMCVAALARQHVAVVLTGDGGDEAFLGYRRYAACHDDEWIRKLPRSLRRTAAALASALPKDGEGTRVRRALGRLLARIGDRESRRYAGSMASFQDHHKQSGYGDALAPYLNSSSFDRLNRYFDNAPTILSGAAWADINTYLPDDLLVKTDIATMANGLEARSPFLDQELFDWALRLPENVRYSASRTKDLLKAAVAPMLPDAIIARPKKGFGIPLQQWLSGDLLPLARELLLSQQTLDRRLVRREFAEKLLSDHCSGRFFHHPRIWALMMLELWFRTWIDPAKIPQSPPH; via the coding sequence ATGTGCGGGATCGTCGGTATTCTGCCGCCCCATCCCCCCGGCGATACGGAAAAATATCGCCATTGCCTGATCGCCATGACGAATATGGTGCGACACCGCGGCCCGGACCAGCAGGACGTATGGACCGACGGAACGGCGTTTCTGGGAGCGACCCGTCTCGCAATACAGGGCATTGGGACAGCCGGGGATCAGCCCATGGGCGATTCAAGCAACCGCGTCCGGGTCGTCTTCAACGGCGAAATTTACAATCATCGTGAATTGCGGCGGGAACTGGAAGTTTGCGGACATGTCTTCCGCGGCAATAGCGATACGGAAGTCATCGTTCATGGATTTCTGGAATGGGGCACCGGGCTGCTCAACAAGCTGCGCGGTATGTTCGCCCTGTGCATATGGGACCGAAACCGGCAGAAAATGATCCTGGCGCGCGACCGGACAGGCAAGAAGCCGCTCTTTTTTTCGGAGCAGCACGGGACCCTGATCTGCGCTTCGGAAATAAAGGCGATCCTGAACTGGCCCGGCATCCGCCGGCAACCTGATCTGGAAGCCATCCATCATTTTCTTTCGTTTCAATACGTACCGGGTGCGCTTACGGCGTTCGAGGGCATCTTCAGGCTTGCGCCGGGCCATATGATCGAGGTTCAGCCCGGCGGCGTAATTCGACCCGTCGCATTTGCGGGACTTCCGGCGCCAACCGACGCTCGCCATAATTCAGCAAGTGACGCCAGGGAAGAGCTTGTGGCGCTGCTTGATAACGCCGTTCGGGTCCGCATGTCGGCCGATGTTCCGGTCGGCGCCCTGCTTTCCGGCGGTCTCGATTCTTCGGCAGTCGTTGCGTTTATGCGGCGGCACGCGGCCACCGGCACAATCAAGACCTTCAGTCTCGGCTTTGCCGAGCAGACCCATGACGAACGGCAATATGCCGCGACGGTGGCCCGGCACTTCGAAACCGAACATCACGACATGGAGATGTCAGGCGATCTGACCGGCCTGCTGGAAAAGGTATCCTGGTATTTCGACGAGCCGTTCGCCGACGCTTCGGCCTTGCCAACAATGTGTGTGGCGGCGCTGGCGCGACAGCATGTTGCGGTCGTTCTGACCGGCGATGGCGGTGACGAGGCGTTTCTCGGTTATCGGCGTTATGCTGCCTGCCACGATGACGAATGGATCCGAAAATTGCCACGCTCGCTGCGCCGGACAGCCGCCGCCCTGGCGTCCGCTTTACCCAAGGATGGCGAGGGCACACGCGTTCGGCGCGCGCTCGGCCGATTGCTGGCAAGGATCGGCGACAGGGAATCCCGTCGTTACGCCGGAAGCATGGCCTCTTTTCAGGACCATCACAAACAGAGCGGCTATGGCGACGCCCTGGCGCCCTATCTCAACAGTTCCAGCTTCGACCGCCTCAACAGATATTTCGACAACGCGCCCACAATTCTGAGCGGCGCGGCCTGGGCGGATATCAATACCTACCTCCCGGATGACCTGCTCGTTAAAACGGATATCGCGACGATGGCGAACGGGCTGGAGGCGCGCAGCCCCTTCCTGGATCAGGAGTTATTCGACTGGGCGCTGCGCCTGCCGGAAAACGTTCGATATTCGGCGTCGAGGACCAAGGATCTCCTCAAGGCGGCGGTCGCGCCAATGCTGCCGGATGCCATCATCGCCCGACCCAAAAAGGGGTTTGGAATCCCGTTGCAACAATGGCTCTCGGGCGACCTGTTGCCCCTCGCGCGCGAATTGCTTCTGTCGCAGCAAACGCTGGACCGGAGACTCGTCAGGCGCGAATTTGCTGAAAAACTGCTGAGCGATCACTGTTCAGGAAGATTCTTTCATCATCCGAGAATATGGGCGTTGATGATGCTCGAATTATGGTTTCGGACATGGATCGACCCGGCGAAAATACCACAATCGCCGCCGCATTAG
- a CDS encoding radical SAM protein, whose product MDQSSNHLPVPELPPRVIMDLRTDCNLKCPMCIVHGDPDNPLLKDFLRRDMPVEMSEKILDDLTDVNPMIMPSLWSEPLLSRKFRDHARAIKSRGFTLAMNTNGLLLREELAEFFVEIQVDAVSISIDSVTRETLKKVRGIDRLDKLHAAVETMLRVRGDQELPRVGVSFTVQKTNEHEREAFIEQWAHRVDFVRVGELFVDGKFPNVKVEGPRQPCPALYSTIAIHANGNVSYCCLDGFGETNVGNVFEKSVKDVWNGEELNKVRYFHETGQWDKVPFCKSCERWASYGFEETIENGLLIRRSPEYTYYNNLERLNNWSGGLLGTHKDPKISLEELSVKN is encoded by the coding sequence ATGGACCAGTCCAGCAATCATCTGCCCGTTCCCGAATTGCCGCCACGGGTGATCATGGATTTGCGGACCGATTGCAACCTGAAGTGTCCGATGTGCATTGTCCATGGCGATCCTGACAACCCGTTATTGAAGGATTTCCTGCGGCGCGACATGCCCGTGGAAATGTCGGAAAAAATTCTCGACGACCTCACGGACGTCAATCCGATGATCATGCCCAGCCTGTGGAGCGAACCTTTGTTGTCGCGCAAGTTTCGCGATCACGCGCGGGCGATAAAAAGCCGTGGATTTACGCTTGCGATGAATACGAACGGATTGTTGCTGCGTGAGGAACTGGCGGAATTCTTTGTCGAAATTCAGGTGGACGCCGTATCCATCAGTATCGATTCCGTAACTCGGGAAACCCTGAAGAAGGTGCGCGGAATCGATCGCCTGGACAAGCTTCACGCCGCAGTTGAGACCATGCTGCGCGTGCGGGGCGACCAGGAACTGCCGCGGGTCGGCGTTTCCTTTACGGTACAGAAAACCAACGAGCACGAACGCGAGGCGTTCATTGAACAATGGGCGCACCGTGTCGATTTCGTCAGGGTTGGCGAGTTATTCGTCGACGGCAAGTTTCCCAACGTCAAGGTAGAAGGACCGCGGCAGCCTTGTCCCGCGCTTTATTCGACGATTGCAATTCACGCCAACGGCAATGTTTCATACTGCTGCCTGGACGGGTTCGGCGAGACCAATGTCGGCAATGTCTTTGAGAAAAGCGTCAAGGACGTCTGGAACGGCGAAGAACTCAATAAAGTCCGCTATTTCCATGAAACCGGCCAGTGGGACAAGGTCCCCTTCTGCAAAAGCTGCGAACGCTGGGCGTCATATGGCTTTGAAGAAACGATTGAAAACGGGCTGCTGATCCGGCGCTCACCGGAATACACCTATTACAACAATCTGGAGCGCCTCAACAATTGGTCGGGCGGCCTCCTTGGAACGCACAAGGACCCGAAGATTTCACTTGAGGAATTGTCTGTAAAAAACTGA
- a CDS encoding CatB-related O-acetyltransferase, translating into MKYKIRQIDEFENTGRDPAFIDGEIKLNAGAKIVRSQFEGPGFLNKNAQVGPDAVIGRYFGTNENSYIARSTVGNFCSFGARTAINPFNHPVDWLSINEFQYHPKSFDWIDEYNDMERLSRAGDMFPRVEIGSDVWIGHNVNVMAGVTVGHGAIIAAGAVVTKDVPPYAIVAGVPAEIKRFRFAEATIERLLTSEWWTLSLTQLSGLPFRNVEACLDEVDAIKANA; encoded by the coding sequence ATGAAATACAAGATCAGGCAAATAGACGAATTCGAAAATACCGGGCGGGATCCTGCTTTTATCGATGGTGAAATCAAACTGAATGCCGGCGCCAAAATCGTCAGGTCGCAGTTCGAAGGACCCGGCTTTCTAAACAAGAATGCACAGGTTGGCCCGGATGCCGTAATTGGCCGCTATTTCGGGACCAATGAAAACAGCTATATCGCCCGGTCGACTGTCGGGAACTTTTGCTCCTTCGGTGCGCGAACGGCAATCAATCCCTTCAATCATCCCGTCGACTGGCTCAGCATCAACGAATTCCAGTATCACCCGAAGTCTTTCGACTGGATCGATGAATATAACGACATGGAACGGCTTTCACGCGCCGGCGATATGTTCCCCAGGGTCGAAATCGGCAGCGACGTCTGGATTGGCCACAATGTCAACGTCATGGCAGGCGTCACCGTAGGACACGGCGCGATCATCGCCGCGGGAGCGGTCGTTACGAAAGACGTGCCGCCCTACGCTATCGTCGCCGGCGTTCCCGCTGAAATAAAACGGTTCCGGTTTGCCGAAGCGACCATTGAGCGGCTGTTGACGTCCGAATGGTGGACCCTTTCCCTCACACAGTTGAGCGGGCTGCCATTTCGGAATGTTGAAGCGTGTCTCGATGAAGTAGATGCCATCAAAGCCAATGCATAA
- a CDS encoding AAC(3) family N-acetyltransferase, translated as MHKVGAAVTEKDAVRRILDGFGLASNGVLIVHSAFRHFSRYGFRAEAFIEALMDELSHGTLLMPVMTWRTVTIENPKFDELATRSETGVLSEIFRTKYATTRSIHPTHSTAAWGRHSAFFTKDHQIGVTPCPPHSPFGKLCEFDGHILMLGVGLETCTAIHCWEEQVAPDYYIRPLSEAVIYDCRDRHGYVHRVRARRHQRLNRDFPKFAATLRQEGKYREGAFGDGAWQQCRVVDLQETVMAALAKNPAATVSDMV; from the coding sequence ATGCATAAGGTTGGTGCGGCGGTAACGGAAAAGGACGCCGTTCGCAGGATTCTGGATGGTTTCGGTCTCGCATCGAATGGCGTGCTGATCGTCCACAGCGCATTTCGGCATTTCAGCCGGTATGGGTTCAGGGCGGAAGCCTTTATCGAAGCGCTCATGGACGAACTTTCGCACGGGACCCTGCTGATGCCCGTCATGACGTGGCGTACCGTAACGATTGAAAACCCGAAATTCGACGAATTGGCCACGCGGTCGGAAACGGGCGTCTTAAGCGAAATTTTCCGGACGAAATACGCGACCACGCGCAGCATTCATCCAACCCACAGCACTGCCGCCTGGGGCCGGCATTCGGCGTTTTTCACGAAGGACCATCAAATCGGCGTTACGCCCTGCCCGCCCCATAGCCCGTTCGGAAAATTATGCGAATTTGACGGCCATATTCTCATGCTAGGCGTTGGCCTGGAGACCTGCACGGCAATCCATTGCTGGGAAGAACAGGTCGCTCCAGATTACTATATACGCCCGCTGAGCGAGGCCGTTATCTATGATTGCCGGGACCGGCACGGATATGTTCACAGGGTCAGGGCAAGGCGCCATCAGCGACTGAATCGGGATTTTCCGAAATTTGCAGCGACGCTGCGCCAGGAAGGAAAATACCGGGAAGGCGCTTTCGGCGACGGCGCATGGCAGCAATGTAGAGTCGTCGACCTGCAGGAAACTGTCATGGCCGCACTGGCGAAGAACCCCGCGGCGACTGTCAGCGACATGGTATGA
- a CDS encoding SIS domain-containing protein, producing MSFAGDYFAQVRDIAEQIDTDAIDALAEGIRAVRDRGGRLFILGVGGSAANASHAVNDFRKLCNVEAYAPTDNVSELTARTNDEGWPTVFAAWLQVSRLSDKDGILVFSVGGGDMERNISPNLVEALKLASDRNASVFGIVGRDGGYTRKVGHNVVLVPVIAPDLVTPHSEAFQAVVWHCVVSHPSLKVNATKW from the coding sequence ATGAGCTTTGCCGGTGATTATTTTGCCCAGGTCAGGGACATTGCGGAACAGATCGATACGGACGCAATCGACGCCCTGGCGGAAGGGATAAGAGCCGTAAGGGATCGGGGCGGGCGCTTGTTCATCCTTGGCGTTGGCGGCAGTGCAGCCAACGCGTCTCACGCAGTGAACGATTTTCGCAAGCTTTGTAATGTCGAGGCCTATGCCCCGACTGACAATGTCTCGGAACTGACTGCACGCACGAATGATGAGGGATGGCCCACTGTCTTTGCCGCCTGGCTTCAGGTCAGCCGGTTGAGCGACAAGGATGGCATACTTGTATTTTCGGTCGGCGGCGGCGATATGGAACGCAATATCAGTCCGAACCTTGTTGAAGCCCTGAAACTTGCGTCCGATCGAAATGCCAGCGTGTTCGGTATCGTTGGGCGCGACGGCGGCTACACCAGGAAAGTCGGCCACAATGTCGTTCTGGTTCCGGTCATCGCCCCGGATCTGGTCACGCCGCATTCAGAAGCGTTCCAGGCCGTTGTCTGGCATTGTGTGGTATCGCATCCGAGTTTGAAGGTAAACGCGACGAAGTGGTAG